From a single Nicotiana tomentosiformis chromosome 2, ASM39032v3, whole genome shotgun sequence genomic region:
- the LOC104109265 gene encoding uncharacterized protein, with amino-acid sequence MALNNRPQGTLPTDTHVNLKEQGPKQLMAASLRNGRELDLEQEIARKSRPTEILVPVPIEEANEEKEVVKETEKVQETTLGKVPEQDITQVTGRKRPPAPFPQRLAKYQKDELYKIFMEMLKQIQANIPLIDALREMLGYAKIMKELMSRKFDFQDLATVTLTKTCSAVVTRPIDEKISDPGSFTIPCTIGSYAFAKALCDLGASINLMPLAIYN; translated from the exons ATGGCGCTGAATAATCGCCCCCAAGGGACATTACCTACCGACACACATGTCAATTTGAAAGAGCAGGGCCCAAAGCAACTTATGGCGGCGAGTCTAAGAAATGGTAGAGAACTTGATCtagagcaagaaattgctcgCAAAAGCCGACCAACTGAGATACTTGTGCCAGTACCAATTGAG GAAGCAAACGAAGAAAAGGAGGTTGTAAAGGAGACTGAGAAAGTGCAAGAGACGACATTAGGAAAAGTGCCCGAGCAGGATATAACTCAAGTCACAGGAAGGAAGCGACCTCCAGCACCCTTCCCACAGAGGTTGGCTAAATATCAGAAGGATGAGCTGTACAAAATATTCATGGAAATGTTGAAGCAAATTCAGGCAAACATTCCTCTAATTGATGCTTTGAGGGAGATGCTCGGTTATGCAAAAATAATGAAGGAATTGATGTCGCGcaagttcgactttcaagacttggcaaCTGTGACATTGACTAAAACCTGTAGTGCTGTTGTGACAAGACCTATAGACGAAAAGATATCCGACCCTGGAAGCTTCACAATTCCATGTACCATAGGTAGCTATGCATTCGCcaaagcattgtgtgacttgggggcgagcataaatctgatgccattgGCTATCTATAACtag